The following proteins come from a genomic window of Gordonia westfalica:
- the tatA gene encoding Sec-independent protein translocase subunit TatA has translation MGFTSWWHWAIVAIVLLILFGSKKLPDAARGLGQSLRIFKSEVKEMQKDDKADETAASTDAPQRELPPADNATPNTSSNADTKKSA, from the coding sequence ATGGGCTTCACATCGTGGTGGCACTGGGCGATTGTCGCCATCGTGCTGCTGATCCTGTTCGGCTCGAAGAAGCTGCCGGATGCCGCCCGGGGTCTCGGACAGTCGCTGCGCATCTTCAAGAGCGAGGTCAAGGAGATGCAGAAGGACGACAAGGCAGACGAGACGGCGGCCTCCACCGACGCGCCGCAGCGTGAACTTCCGCCGGCCGACAACGCCACGCCGAACACGTCGTCGAACGCCGACACCAAGAAGTCGGCTTAG
- a CDS encoding helix-turn-helix transcriptional regulator, translated as MAGAQPSRLNRLLAMVPYFQARRGISIEQAARELGVTQAQLTKDLELLFVCGLPGYFPDDLIELEFSEGFVNVGFTAGMDRPLRLTTVEASTLLVALRALVETPGVVDVTAARRAIAKIEEAVGATAVPGLSGAGTEAGASAGENPTFTTVREAVRRGRALRLDYYSASRDSVSDRVVDPIRLQVMDQHTYLEAWCRMAEGVRLFRFDRIDTADELDEPSTPPAEAESSSQSVLVPENPDLPAVGLEIDPDHLWILDYYPVEPLTSVADRDPQEPVRARMVYGSPEWLTRFLLGFGGAVRVVDDRKVAAAVVESAARARERYR; from the coding sequence ATGGCCGGTGCACAACCCTCGCGCCTCAACCGGTTGCTCGCGATGGTCCCGTATTTCCAGGCCCGACGCGGCATCTCGATCGAGCAGGCGGCGCGTGAACTCGGGGTCACGCAGGCGCAGCTCACCAAGGATCTCGAGCTGCTGTTCGTGTGCGGTCTCCCGGGTTATTTCCCCGACGACCTGATCGAGCTCGAGTTCAGCGAGGGCTTCGTGAACGTCGGGTTCACCGCGGGTATGGACCGTCCGTTGCGTCTCACCACCGTCGAGGCCAGCACCCTGCTCGTGGCACTGCGCGCCCTCGTGGAGACTCCCGGTGTCGTCGATGTCACCGCCGCCCGGCGTGCGATCGCCAAGATCGAGGAGGCGGTCGGCGCGACCGCAGTGCCGGGTCTGTCCGGCGCGGGCACGGAGGCCGGGGCGTCGGCGGGGGAGAACCCGACCTTCACGACCGTCCGCGAAGCCGTGCGCCGAGGCCGTGCGCTGCGCCTGGACTACTACTCGGCGAGCCGGGACAGCGTCTCCGACCGCGTCGTCGACCCGATCCGGCTGCAGGTGATGGACCAGCACACCTACCTCGAGGCCTGGTGCCGCATGGCCGAGGGGGTGCGGCTGTTCCGCTTCGACCGCATCGACACCGCCGACGAGCTCGACGAACCGAGCACGCCGCCGGCCGAGGCCGAGTCGTCGTCGCAGTCCGTACTAGTCCCCGAGAACCCGGATCTGCCCGCGGTCGGACTCGAGATCGACCCCGATCACCTGTGGATTCTCGACTACTACCCGGTCGAACCGCTCACGTCTGTCGCCGACCGCGACCCGCAGGAGCCGGTCCGGGCCCGCATGGTCTACGGCTCGCCCGAGTGGCTCACCCGGTTCCTGCTCGGTTTCGGCGGAGCGGTCCGCGTCGTCGACGATCGGAAGGTCGCGGCGGCGGTCGTCGAATCGGCGGCGAGGGCTCGCGAACGCTACCGCTGA